In Chiloscyllium plagiosum isolate BGI_BamShark_2017 unplaced genomic scaffold, ASM401019v2 scaf_10920, whole genome shotgun sequence, the genomic window GATGCTATGGCTTTTAGATGGGTATTTTGTCCTGTTCTTGTTCCGAAGATAGGTTGAACAGAGGTGCCAAATGGTGTGTTCCAAgtaaataaagtaaacagcttgtaaggccttgggattttttaaagttggaacaacagaagcagcacgaatgggtggagtcaagctcccacCGAATCAgaattttagtttaactttcagctATGGTCTCaaggctggatgtggaagctgttattcctctctctgttacagctaaaagcttgggttcacttcctgcttcaagaattgcatgtgagacaatctattttgctgaatttgcctttgcgaAAGATATGTTTCTGGatgctactatattggaacagttcatgcTTAGTAATTAAatcatctattattctgttaagttttccaatataattaagttattccaattcttctgtcttttgtttatattttaactataatataaaaataaagtgtgttttgcctTAAGCTTGGGAGTTTGACTCATCAAATTGCAATCAaaacacaatgccttacacttgcctttaaaaatgaaacaaagttggGGTCTAGGTTATCTTctaaatatattttgaggggcttTGTTCTGGTCCTTAACAACTCAATAGTACTCAAAACGTTTGACACCATCccgaacaaagcagcccacttgattgacaccacatccacaaacatccactccatctACAACTGACAATCAGTatcagcagtatgtaccatctacaagatgcactgcaaaaattcatcgaagatccttagatagcaccttcaaaACATGAAACCACTTCCATGTGAAAGGACAAGGgtggcagatatatgggaacatcccaccacctgcaaattcccctccaaactactcaccatcctgacttggaaatatatagacATCCCTTCACTTTCACTGGGTTAAAATTTCTGCAGCTTGTTTCCTcgcaacattgtgggtctacctacagcttatgggctacagcagttcaagaaggtagctcattacAGCATCACAGATTTCAGatttcaatcaatttgattcatGCCATGTGACATTAAGAAACAGCTGAtgacactgaatactgcaaagactattgGCCCTGACTATATTGCAACAACAGTTCTGAGGCTTTGTGCTCCAGAGCTAGGCATACCActggccaaactgttccagtatagcaaGCCCacaaatgtggaacattgcccaggtatgtccagtCCACAAAACTCAGGTTAAGTCCAACCCAGCCAACCATCAAaccattagtctactctcaatctTCAACAAAACGATGGGAGTGGTCAGTGACAGTGCTAACACGCGTGAcatgctcaacaataacctgctcactgacactcagtttgggttccgcttGGGCTGCTCGGGCGCTGCTCtccttacagccttggtccaaatgtGGACAAAGGAGCTGGACTTCAGAGGTAAGAGTATCTGCCCTTGACCGTCAAcaagtttgataccatccaggaaaaaaatTTATTTGACTGACATCCCATTTATtgctttcaacattcactccctttaccaCAGGGGCAGGAATGCGTACTCTCTGCGAGACGTAATGCACGAgatcaccaaggttccttcaacagccCCTTCCAAACTACAACCTCTGCCACCTCGGACCAGGACAGCTATTGTAACTGGGTGGATATTGTCCTGTGTTCCTTCTGCTCTCTCTGCGATACTTTGACAATGAGCTCTGGAGGAGAACATGCGAATGTACGAGCAACGTACAGCATTCGTGGTAAATGAAGTGTTGATTTATAAAGAAATATATAAACATTCGCCTCACGGTGCGATCGAATACAGTAACATTTCAATATTCAGTCTCTGAATTTGGTGACGTGGTTTACTTCAACATTTGTAATCAAACTCACACACGAATGTGCACTAACACTGCCTAACTTGAAAGTCTTGCTGGATAGttcctgtacaacatcaacatatGGCAAAGTGAAAGGGGCAAAGTGCAGATAGGACCTCGCGAGAATGTGCGCTGCACGGATCACGGAAGAGAAAACTGTAATGGGCTGCTGACTGACAGCTGGATTGAAACTTGACCAGGCACCTTGGTATCTGATAGCTGGACTGCACCTCGATTCGTGAATCGACTGTCCCGACTCGGTACGAATTTCAGGCAATGGGATCTTTACTGCTTTTGGATCTTTCATAACGCTGACGTGACTCAGTCCAATTAAAAGTGCAACATTGCAGGATTCTGCAGGCAaatgagtgtcagagagagttatCATCAGGTGCCGGAACTATTCTGAGAGTTGGCAAATTGTGGGATTTTATCACGTGGGTTTTAATCTGGAGTTTGTAAAGgtttccaaatctgctgagttaGCAATATTTTACAGCCGTCTGGTATGACTTTAAGCGACTCCGGAAAAAGCTGCCTCCTTGTTATGTGCAGAGTTCAGGGCAACCTTTCTCATTAGTGGGGACGAGCTGGCAGTCAGGCTGCAGCTAATCGTTTGCTTGTTCTTAGTTTGCAGGTAGCACCTCAGGAAGATGTCAGAGCTGAGTGGGAAAGTTCAGACCGTGCTGGGAGTGATGGATCCCAGACGGCTGGGTCGAACCCTCACCCATGAGCATCTGACCATGTCTTTCGCTTTCTGTTACACGCCGCCACCCCCGGGTCAAGAAGCCTGCTCTGAAATGCCGATTACCATGAATAACCTGTACTGGCTCAAACAGAACCCCTACAGTCACAGGGCCAATCTGCTGTTGAACGAGGAAGTGGAGGCGGTTAAAGGGGAACTCCTGCACTTTAAGGAAGTGGGCGGTGGGACCATCGTGGAAAATACCACCACTGGGATATGCAGGGATGTGAAG contains:
- the LOC122547136 gene encoding phosphotriesterase-related protein-like, with the protein product MSELSGKVQTVLGVMDPRRLGRTLTHEHLTMSFAFCYTPPPPGQEACSEMPITMNNLYWLKQNPYSHRANLLLNEEVEAVKGELLHFKEVGGGTIVENTTTGICRDVKALRRLSEETGVQIIAGAGFYVAETHSSETRSTSVEKVTAQNRGKSVP